The following coding sequences are from one Achromobacter sp. B7 window:
- a CDS encoding T6SS effector BTH_I2691 family protein: MPILLLRDAPLPPRSSPSRTSSSPSSPFDPEQDRVRIDMQPGNYRLLREGFVYVLLDQEIWHAYQVTADGHMRQYDPYRIPEGTPRPLSKACTGVGHDVRASFIHVDTKAYKEAWIAFSQDRWPEPVLDAYKAQTAPSARFLKVDLTTLRETPQTVLHGLKFADGFLTDRVWEYRYDGEDFGSRHAVRTRTPRFVPINDYVDDIAKTQGLPQGVPVLALPDPVGAVLEFNQQRHLLINDRLAWAGNAERQYLLFTSAALVQIRELEKTWAHTQAVQEVEKQTEYRRQHNDHPVLGTRSHLPPVDVPRETEIAARRITAEYHERLEQRYSEPRRKQFQDMHDKEWQRRQGLIDTMAARYVAWLQSLAWLRIARYDYSATDPHSAAAYTKMVAACLDGGPSEAPPVDGADLGPTQQLWKALLENPDSILYQALLAKNARLLEGLRPTFTEGFKANDSGKLYAAIKDVMASQEGEMYLRSSVKDAVGQLQGAMINAMLTMDARGQEQLLPVAATVHQAALLLCERVQMLRVQIELTLGEYQELLTQQMRQEYDKAAKETGKKARALIFSGMLTLPGPAQNHIFKATFWVADTAEGLKNKLTAMSNATAETLEGGWRSVVVGIGGLEPKAHAIAGQLRTTAADAKLRAHTAFVGIRGMANLDLALSMGALFFQQDGLARSLQDLERVMGDKYPEAMAGVAASAVGVVGVSIEATGLGIRSVARAMEKAAVAEVRAVNALTLGKGMIRFGGVTSALSGVVEGVQLGLASWRAHASGDASASKLFFRAAAISIAAGLLGGTAASLGATSLLGPLGLAIALGMVAYAISVEAKKNQSNSIEQWVRRCYFGNHDETPSIWWNTARTLYSIPPYSSESVEIEKTSAAIADKEIAIGALNAALLGVVTDFEFSFAPRLSIAPAIGAGMQWGTVLSYSVELPSWIPGRSGYAMYLAVKRHSPEQIVIAEQQNSAAIAATTAIPRRPGYQLDDGSIRRPTSADPRIADSLLLDIGETEIEYATLKIKYWPDIADPEAYAELTAVAIR, encoded by the coding sequence ATGCCGATCTTGTTGCTGCGCGATGCGCCATTGCCGCCAAGATCCTCGCCGTCTCGGACATCTTCGTCGCCGTCGTCCCCCTTCGATCCCGAACAAGACCGCGTACGCATCGATATGCAGCCGGGCAACTATCGCCTACTGCGCGAAGGGTTTGTGTATGTGCTGCTGGATCAGGAAATCTGGCACGCGTACCAAGTCACCGCCGACGGGCACATGCGCCAATATGACCCGTACCGAATACCGGAGGGCACTCCCCGCCCCTTGTCCAAGGCTTGCACGGGTGTAGGGCACGACGTGCGCGCTTCGTTCATACACGTCGACACCAAGGCCTACAAGGAAGCGTGGATCGCGTTCTCGCAAGATCGGTGGCCTGAGCCGGTGTTGGATGCCTACAAGGCGCAGACGGCGCCATCCGCGCGGTTCTTGAAAGTGGATCTGACGACGTTGCGAGAAACGCCCCAAACGGTATTGCACGGGTTGAAATTCGCCGATGGGTTTCTGACCGATCGCGTGTGGGAATACCGTTACGACGGCGAGGATTTCGGCAGCCGGCATGCGGTGCGTACACGTACCCCCAGGTTTGTGCCGATAAATGATTACGTCGACGACATCGCAAAGACGCAAGGCCTGCCGCAAGGTGTGCCGGTATTGGCGTTGCCCGATCCGGTGGGCGCGGTGTTGGAATTCAATCAACAACGCCATTTGCTGATTAACGACCGGCTCGCATGGGCGGGCAATGCCGAACGGCAGTATCTGCTGTTTACATCGGCGGCGCTGGTGCAGATCAGAGAGTTGGAGAAGACCTGGGCACACACCCAAGCGGTACAGGAAGTCGAAAAACAGACCGAATACCGCCGACAACATAATGACCATCCGGTGCTGGGCACGCGTTCCCACTTGCCGCCGGTGGATGTCCCACGCGAAACGGAGATCGCAGCCAGGCGCATCACGGCTGAGTATCACGAACGCCTGGAACAACGCTACAGCGAGCCGCGTCGCAAGCAGTTTCAGGACATGCACGATAAGGAATGGCAGCGCAGGCAAGGACTGATAGATACGATGGCGGCCCGCTATGTCGCATGGCTGCAATCCCTGGCCTGGCTGCGCATCGCGCGATACGACTACTCGGCTACCGATCCGCACTCGGCAGCGGCGTACACCAAGATGGTGGCGGCCTGCCTGGACGGCGGCCCCAGCGAAGCGCCCCCCGTTGATGGCGCCGATCTTGGTCCCACGCAGCAGCTGTGGAAGGCCTTGCTGGAAAACCCCGACAGCATTCTGTACCAGGCGCTACTAGCCAAGAACGCACGCCTGCTTGAAGGCCTGCGTCCCACTTTTACGGAAGGCTTCAAGGCCAATGATTCCGGCAAGCTGTATGCCGCAATCAAAGACGTGATGGCCTCGCAAGAAGGCGAGATGTACCTACGCAGCAGCGTGAAAGACGCGGTGGGCCAACTGCAAGGCGCGATGATCAACGCGATGTTGACGATGGACGCACGGGGGCAAGAACAGCTTTTACCCGTGGCCGCCACCGTGCATCAAGCCGCCCTGCTGCTATGCGAGCGCGTCCAAATGCTGCGCGTTCAGATCGAACTGACGCTGGGCGAGTATCAGGAATTACTCACCCAACAGATGCGCCAGGAATACGACAAGGCCGCAAAGGAAACCGGCAAGAAGGCTCGCGCGCTGATATTCAGCGGCATGCTGACCCTGCCGGGTCCGGCACAGAACCACATATTCAAAGCCACGTTCTGGGTGGCGGATACCGCTGAAGGACTGAAAAATAAGCTAACTGCAATGTCCAACGCCACGGCGGAGACCCTGGAAGGCGGTTGGCGCAGCGTGGTGGTGGGCATTGGCGGCCTGGAACCGAAGGCACATGCAATAGCCGGGCAACTACGGACCACTGCTGCGGATGCAAAGCTACGGGCGCATACCGCCTTTGTTGGAATACGCGGGATGGCGAACTTGGATTTGGCGTTGTCCATGGGCGCGTTGTTCTTTCAGCAAGATGGGCTGGCAAGAAGCCTGCAAGACCTGGAGCGCGTGATGGGAGACAAATACCCAGAAGCCATGGCGGGCGTGGCGGCAAGCGCAGTGGGGGTGGTGGGCGTCAGCATTGAAGCGACGGGGTTGGGAATAAGAAGCGTGGCCCGGGCGATGGAGAAAGCCGCTGTCGCTGAAGTACGCGCGGTGAATGCGTTGACGCTGGGCAAAGGGATGATTCGCTTTGGCGGCGTGACAAGTGCTCTGTCGGGTGTGGTTGAGGGGGTGCAGTTAGGACTGGCGTCTTGGCGCGCGCATGCGTCGGGAGATGCATCGGCAAGCAAACTCTTCTTTCGTGCGGCAGCTATCTCTATTGCGGCTGGCCTACTTGGGGGAACTGCCGCATCCCTTGGTGCGACTTCGCTTCTTGGACCTCTAGGTTTAGCAATTGCGCTCGGTATGGTGGCCTATGCCATATCGGTGGAAGCTAAAAAAAACCAGTCGAATTCAATCGAACAATGGGTGCGCCGCTGCTATTTTGGGAACCATGATGAAACGCCTTCGATTTGGTGGAACACGGCTAGAACGCTGTACAGCATCCCCCCATACTCAAGCGAAAGTGTAGAGATTGAGAAAACCAGTGCGGCCATTGCAGACAAAGAAATCGCAATCGGAGCTCTGAATGCTGCCCTATTGGGCGTGGTGACGGATTTCGAATTTTCTTTTGCGCCGCGACTATCGATTGCCCCCGCGATAGGCGCTGGCATGCAATGGGGGACTGTCCTCTCATACTCCGTCGAACTCCCCAGCTGGATTCCCGGACGGTCGGGCTATGCCATGTACCTGGCGGTGAAGCGCCATTCACCTGAGCAAATCGTAATCGCCGAACAGCAGAATTCCGCGGCTATCGCGGCAACAACTGCTATCCCAAGGCGTCCGGGCTATCAACTCGACGACGGCTCAATACGCCGACCCACAAGTGCCGATCCAAGAATCGCAGATTCGCTATTGTTGGACATCGGTGAGACGGAGATCGAATACGCGACATTGAAAATCAAATACTGGCCAGATATCGCTGACCCGGAAGCCTATGCGGAACTCACCGCTGTCGCCATTCGTTAG
- a CDS encoding aldolase/citrate lyase family protein, producing the protein MELPINTFKRALREQRHQTGLWVTLGNANSTELVAASGFDWLLLDTEHTPVVLPTVMAQLQAAGAYKSHPVVRPSWNDKVQIKQYLDIGAQTLLLPYMQNADEAQSAVAGMRYAPRGVRGVSGTMRATRYGRVADYMRRCEEELCLLVQAETGEALENLDAIIAVDGVDGVFIGPADLAASLGYPGEPQHPKVVAEVERAIRRVRAAGKAPGVLTGDEALARRYIEAGSLFTAVGVDAAILVRHCDALAERFAGI; encoded by the coding sequence ATGGAACTCCCCATCAATACGTTTAAACGCGCGCTGCGTGAACAGCGTCATCAAACCGGGCTGTGGGTCACGCTTGGGAATGCGAACAGTACCGAACTGGTCGCGGCCAGCGGCTTTGATTGGCTGCTGCTGGATACCGAGCACACGCCCGTGGTGCTGCCGACGGTAATGGCGCAGTTGCAGGCGGCTGGCGCGTATAAGAGCCATCCGGTGGTGCGCCCGTCTTGGAATGACAAGGTGCAGATCAAACAGTATCTGGATATCGGCGCGCAGACCTTGTTGCTGCCGTATATGCAGAACGCGGACGAGGCGCAAAGCGCGGTGGCGGGTATGCGTTATGCGCCGCGCGGCGTGCGGGGCGTTAGCGGCACGATGCGCGCAACGCGGTATGGGCGTGTGGCGGACTATATGCGCCGTTGCGAAGAGGAATTGTGTTTGCTAGTGCAGGCCGAGACGGGCGAAGCGCTGGAGAACCTAGACGCCATCATTGCAGTGGATGGCGTCGATGGGGTGTTTATCGGCCCCGCGGATCTGGCTGCCAGCTTGGGATATCCCGGCGAGCCGCAGCATCCGAAGGTGGTGGCCGAAGTGGAACGCGCCATTCGGCGGGTACGCGCGGCAGGCAAGGCGCCGGGCGTGTTGACGGGCGATGAGGCGCTGGCGCGGCGCTATATCGAGGCAGGGAGTTTGTTTACGGCGGTCGGCGTGGACGCGGCGATCTTGGTGCGGCATTGCGATGCGTTGGCGGAACGGTTCGCGGGTATCTAA
- the hpaH gene encoding 2-oxo-hept-4-ene-1,7-dioate hydratase, which translates to MLNDEDRARAASLLLEAERSGVPTTQLDKAFPGIEIADAYAIQQRNIDQKIADGAKLRGHKIGLTSKAMQSTVGIDEPDYGHLLDTMFFQDGQTIPTDKLIVPRVEVELAFVLGKPLRGPDVSLFDVLDATDYVVPALELIDGRSKYPRRIVDNIADNAACAGIVLGGRPVRPMDIDLRWVGALLLKNGVIEESGVSAAVLGHPALGIAWLANKLAQHDAGLEAGHIVLAGSFTRTVAVKRGDTLHADYGKLGSISVHFS; encoded by the coding sequence ATGCTTAACGACGAAGACCGCGCCCGCGCCGCCAGCCTGCTGCTTGAAGCCGAGCGCAGCGGCGTGCCCACCACGCAGCTTGACAAGGCGTTCCCCGGTATTGAGATTGCCGATGCGTATGCCATCCAGCAACGCAATATCGACCAGAAGATTGCCGACGGCGCCAAGCTGCGCGGCCACAAGATCGGCCTGACGTCCAAGGCGATGCAAAGCACCGTCGGTATCGACGAGCCGGACTACGGCCATTTGCTGGACACGATGTTCTTTCAAGATGGGCAGACCATTCCCACCGACAAGCTGATCGTGCCGCGCGTGGAAGTCGAGCTGGCTTTCGTGCTGGGCAAGCCCTTGCGAGGCCCGGATGTGAGCCTGTTCGACGTGCTGGATGCTACGGATTACGTGGTGCCGGCGCTGGAACTGATCGACGGCCGCAGTAAATACCCGCGCCGCATTGTGGACAACATTGCTGATAACGCCGCGTGCGCCGGCATCGTGCTGGGCGGCCGGCCGGTGCGGCCGATGGATATTGATCTGCGCTGGGTCGGCGCCCTACTGCTGAAAAATGGCGTGATCGAAGAATCGGGTGTGTCGGCGGCGGTGCTGGGGCATCCGGCGTTGGGTATTGCGTGGTTGGCGAACAAGCTTGCGCAGCACGACGCCGGGCTGGAAGCCGGGCACATCGTGCTGGCGGGGTCCTTCACACGCACCGTTGCGGTCAAACGCGGCGATACGCTGCATGCGGACTACGGCAAGCTGGGCAGCATCTCGGTGCACTTCTCATAA
- a CDS encoding fumarylacetoacetate hydrolase family protein codes for MKLLTYTHEGRTHFGALRGQDQIVALDQHGHGYDSLRAALEADALPALAELADSLPATHKLNEVRLLPPIPSPEKIICVGVNYGKRNEEYKDGSAPPAYPSVFPRFPGSFVGHGEPLLRPPESEQLDYEGEIAIIIGKAGRRIAAEDAWSHVAGLTCLNEGTVRDWIKHGKFNVTQGKNFDASGSMGPWIVTADEFDPTAPLTVTTRVNGELRQQDATDNLMFPFAELIRYISIWTTLQPGDVISTGTPIGAGVRFTPPRFLKPGDVVEVEVAGIGVLSNPVADEVAAH; via the coding sequence ATGAAACTGCTGACTTATACGCATGAAGGCCGCACGCACTTTGGTGCGTTGCGCGGCCAGGACCAGATCGTGGCCTTGGATCAACATGGCCATGGTTATGACAGCCTGCGCGCTGCGCTGGAAGCCGATGCCCTGCCCGCGCTGGCCGAATTGGCGGACTCGCTTCCCGCCACGCACAAGCTGAACGAAGTGCGGCTGTTGCCGCCGATTCCTTCGCCAGAAAAAATCATCTGCGTCGGCGTGAACTACGGCAAGCGCAACGAAGAATATAAAGACGGCAGCGCGCCGCCCGCCTACCCCAGCGTGTTCCCGCGCTTTCCGGGTTCGTTCGTGGGCCATGGCGAACCCTTGCTTCGCCCCCCGGAATCCGAGCAACTGGATTACGAAGGCGAGATCGCCATCATCATCGGCAAGGCCGGCCGCCGCATTGCCGCCGAAGACGCCTGGAGCCACGTCGCGGGCCTGACCTGCCTGAACGAAGGCACGGTGCGCGACTGGATCAAGCACGGCAAGTTCAACGTAACGCAGGGCAAGAACTTTGACGCGAGCGGGTCCATGGGGCCGTGGATAGTAACGGCCGACGAGTTCGATCCCACCGCGCCGTTGACGGTGACCACGCGCGTGAACGGCGAACTGCGCCAGCAAGACGCCACCGACAACCTGATGTTTCCATTCGCGGAACTGATCCGCTACATCTCCATCTGGACCACGCTGCAACCCGGCGATGTGATCTCGACCGGCACACCGATTGGCGCGGGCGTGCGCTTCACGCCGCCGCGCTTTTTGAAGCCGGGCGATGTGGTTGAAGTCGAAGTGGCCGGCATCGGCGTGTTGTCCAACCCCGTGGCCGACGAAGTCGCCGCGCACTGA
- a CDS encoding amidohydrolase → MNQSQSSQNQAVQNSASKHQAPQYSPSQYQPFNPRPTAPATRLPPKACDSQFHVFGSADRYPVRPGAAYEMPSATIETALGLHRLLGIERGVIVQATTYGADHQVVLDGLAAAGPSYRGCANAVVLAERDDAYIQKLHDAGVRGARFTRQGLGISMAPAVFDRAIARIRELGWYAKFQPEPDGMMAQAAQFERLDIPVLLDHMGRADPTAGAADPTRQLLESLLPRGNFWVMLSLTEKISRSGPPWDDVTPLAQALIAANPDRVMWGSDWPHPVSTKPTPDEGQLVDQLARYAGDAATLKKILVDNPARLFGFDE, encoded by the coding sequence ATGAATCAAAGCCAAAGTTCGCAGAATCAAGCCGTGCAGAATTCAGCATCGAAGCATCAAGCCCCGCAATATTCCCCCTCGCAGTACCAACCCTTTAATCCCCGCCCCACTGCGCCCGCTACCCGGCTACCGCCTAAGGCCTGCGATAGCCAGTTTCACGTATTCGGCTCCGCAGACCGTTACCCGGTTCGCCCCGGCGCGGCGTACGAGATGCCCAGCGCCACCATCGAGACCGCGCTGGGCCTGCACCGCCTGCTGGGCATCGAGCGCGGCGTGATCGTGCAGGCCACCACCTACGGGGCGGATCACCAGGTGGTGCTGGACGGCCTGGCCGCCGCCGGCCCGTCGTATCGCGGTTGCGCGAATGCGGTGGTGCTGGCCGAGCGTGACGACGCCTACATTCAGAAGCTGCACGATGCGGGCGTGCGCGGGGCGCGTTTTACGCGGCAGGGCTTGGGCATCAGCATGGCGCCCGCCGTGTTTGACCGCGCCATTGCGCGCATTCGTGAACTGGGTTGGTACGCCAAGTTCCAGCCAGAGCCCGACGGCATGATGGCGCAGGCGGCGCAGTTTGAACGGTTGGATATTCCGGTGCTGCTGGATCACATGGGGCGCGCCGATCCCACTGCGGGCGCGGCGGACCCGACTCGGCAGTTGCTGGAATCGTTGCTACCTCGCGGCAACTTCTGGGTGATGTTGTCGTTGACGGAAAAGATCTCACGCAGCGGTCCCCCTTGGGACGATGTGACGCCGCTTGCGCAAGCGCTGATCGCCGCCAACCCCGACCGCGTGATGTGGGGCAGCGACTGGCCACATCCCGTCTCCACCAAGCCCACGCCCGACGAGGGCCAGTTGGTGGACCAGTTGGCGCGTTATGCGGGCGACGCCGCGACGCTTAAGAAAATCCTGGTGGACAACCCCGCTCGCTTGTTTGGATTCGACGAATGA
- a CDS encoding RidA family protein translates to MSRRSIYAEGFSHKNPIPAACRIGPMLYSGSIQGTDPATGAYGATLERQCELMFDHVRRIVEAGGGSLDHIAKMTVWMRDRSQRAALNAVWLQAFPDAENRPARHTMQADLDGDKLIECDFVAVIG, encoded by the coding sequence ATGAGCAGACGCAGCATTTACGCCGAAGGCTTCAGCCACAAGAACCCCATTCCGGCCGCGTGCCGGATTGGGCCCATGCTGTATTCGGGCAGCATCCAAGGCACCGACCCCGCCACGGGCGCGTACGGCGCGACGTTGGAGCGCCAGTGCGAACTGATGTTCGACCACGTGCGGCGCATTGTGGAAGCGGGCGGCGGCTCGCTGGATCACATCGCGAAGATGACGGTGTGGATGCGCGACCGCAGCCAGCGCGCGGCGCTGAATGCGGTGTGGCTGCAAGCGTTTCCGGATGCGGAGAACCGCCCGGCGCGGCACACGATGCAGGCGGATCTGGATGGCGACAAGCTGATCGAATGCGATTTTGTGGCCGTGATCGGGTAA
- a CDS encoding tripartite tricarboxylate transporter substrate binding protein, producing MHRNALRACATVALTVLTSMAHAAWPEKPVKIVVPYPPGGNVDVAARLIAPGLQAAFGQPFIVENKPGAGGMIAGEQVARSEPDGYTLFMAANGPLLFSPLIFKRDAYKWDRDFAPISSVSYTPLVLQVKPSLPAKTLAELLALAKKEPGKLNMASPGAGTTNHLVSELLQSLTGARWTTAQYKGNAPATTDLLGGQVDFNFDQISVALPYVKEGRLRALAVTTAKRVPSMPDVPTFAEAGVQGMEAATFTGLLAPKGTPPDVQKRLSEALTKILAQPTIIQRFDELGAEARGSSPEEFTRYLAAEDARWTPIIKRAGITAN from the coding sequence ATGCATCGCAATGCGCTTCGCGCCTGCGCCACGGTGGCGCTGACCGTTCTGACTTCCATGGCGCACGCCGCGTGGCCCGAGAAACCCGTGAAGATCGTGGTGCCCTATCCGCCGGGCGGCAATGTGGATGTGGCGGCGCGGCTGATTGCGCCGGGTTTGCAGGCGGCGTTTGGGCAGCCGTTTATTGTCGAGAACAAGCCGGGTGCGGGCGGGATGATTGCCGGTGAGCAGGTGGCGCGGTCCGAGCCCGATGGCTACACCTTGTTCATGGCGGCGAACGGGCCGCTGCTGTTCTCGCCGCTGATTTTCAAGCGGGATGCGTACAAGTGGGATCGGGACTTTGCGCCGATCAGTTCGGTGTCGTACACGCCGCTGGTGTTGCAGGTGAAGCCGAGCTTGCCGGCGAAGACGCTGGCTGAGTTGCTGGCGCTGGCGAAGAAGGAGCCGGGCAAGCTGAACATGGCGTCTCCGGGTGCGGGGACCACGAATCATCTGGTCAGCGAGCTGTTGCAGTCGTTGACGGGCGCGCGTTGGACGACGGCGCAGTACAAGGGCAACGCGCCGGCCACGACCGATCTGTTGGGCGGGCAGGTGGATTTCAACTTTGATCAGATTTCGGTGGCGCTGCCGTATGTGAAGGAAGGCCGCTTGCGCGCCTTGGCGGTGACGACGGCCAAGCGCGTGCCGTCGATGCCGGACGTGCCGACGTTTGCGGAAGCGGGTGTGCAGGGCATGGAGGCGGCCACGTTTACCGGGCTGCTTGCGCCGAAGGGCACGCCGCCGGATGTGCAGAAGCGCTTGAGCGAGGCGCTGACCAAGATTCTGGCGCAGCCGACGATCATTCAGCGTTTTGATGAGCTGGGCGCCGAGGCGCGCGGCAGCTCGCCCGAGGAATTCACGCGCTATCTGGCAGCGGAAGACGCGCGCTGGACGCCGATCATCAAGCGTGCGGGCATCACGGCGAACTAA
- a CDS encoding flavin reductase family protein, whose translation MHFPASDLNPEQTYRLMSGIVVPRPIAWISSVNAHGGVNLAPFSCYTFVSNKPPMIGVNIGRKAGKRKDTAENILANRHFVVNVADETLLDPLHDSAQEHPPEVSEVDVLGLSVLPGAVIATPRLAAAPISLECRFHSVTPFGDTGAEFFVGEVVMFHIRDGLLQDGKIDSALLRPICRIGGPNYASLGPIVTKRGIQQTPKSIIKPEAT comes from the coding sequence ATGCACTTTCCCGCCAGCGACCTGAACCCCGAGCAAACCTACCGCCTGATGAGCGGCATCGTCGTGCCCCGGCCCATCGCCTGGATCAGCAGCGTCAACGCCCACGGCGGCGTCAACCTGGCGCCGTTCAGCTGCTACACCTTCGTCTCAAACAAACCCCCCATGATCGGCGTCAACATCGGCCGCAAAGCCGGCAAACGCAAAGACACCGCCGAGAACATCCTGGCCAACCGCCACTTCGTCGTCAACGTCGCCGACGAAACCTTGCTTGATCCCCTGCACGACAGCGCCCAAGAACACCCGCCCGAAGTCAGCGAAGTCGACGTGCTGGGTTTAAGCGTACTTCCCGGCGCCGTTATCGCAACGCCCAGACTTGCCGCCGCGCCCATCAGCCTGGAATGCCGCTTTCATAGCGTCACCCCGTTTGGCGACACCGGCGCGGAGTTCTTCGTGGGCGAAGTGGTGATGTTCCATATACGCGATGGCCTGCTGCAAGACGGCAAGATCGATTCGGCATTACTACGCCCCATCTGCCGCATCGGCGGCCCCAACTACGCATCGCTAGGCCCCATCGTCACCAAGCGCGGTATTCAGCAGACGCCCAAATCCATTATCAAACCGGAGGCCACGTGA
- a CDS encoding IclR family transcriptional regulator encodes MSESEDKSASGAQTVRRALALLRLIACGQERGVRLVDLERMSGLNRPTVHRLLKTLVQEGAVEQDAETRRYLIGQEISLLGLARTRRFPLLTLADPYMSELADQVGDTVFLSIRHGHDSICIGRRTGRHPIQVLSIEVGVRRPLGVGVSGVALLASLGREESVELVRGNAARLEVMGERVEDVIARVEVARREGIAHAAAGLMPGTSAVAVPVLTEGGVALGAITVTAMAERLGVERFGMVVERMKAAAGGIAGRWGRVEGK; translated from the coding sequence GTGAGCGAATCAGAAGATAAAAGCGCATCCGGCGCGCAGACCGTACGCAGAGCCTTGGCGCTGCTGCGGCTAATTGCGTGCGGACAAGAGCGGGGGGTAAGGCTGGTGGATCTGGAACGCATGTCCGGCTTGAATCGGCCCACCGTGCATCGCCTGCTGAAGACGCTGGTGCAAGAGGGCGCGGTTGAACAGGATGCAGAAACGCGACGGTATTTGATCGGGCAAGAGATCAGTTTGCTGGGGCTTGCCAGGACGCGGCGCTTTCCGCTGCTGACGCTGGCGGACCCGTATATGAGCGAGCTGGCCGATCAGGTGGGGGATACGGTGTTTTTGAGTATTCGACATGGGCACGATTCGATATGTATTGGGCGGCGGACGGGCAGGCATCCGATACAGGTGCTGTCGATTGAGGTGGGGGTTAGACGGCCGTTGGGCGTGGGAGTGTCGGGGGTGGCGTTGTTGGCGAGTTTGGGAAGGGAGGAGAGCGTGGAGTTGGTGCGGGGGAATGCGGCCAGGCTGGAGGTAATGGGGGAGCGGGTGGAGGATGTGATTGCGCGGGTTGAAGTGGCGAGAAGGGAGGGGATTGCGCATGCGGCGGCCGGGCTGATGCCGGGGACTAGCGCGGTGGCGGTGCCGGTGTTGACGGAGGGAGGGGTGGCGCTGGGGGCGATTACGGTGACGGCGATGGCGGAGAGGTTGGGGGTGGAGAGGTTTGGGATGGTGGTGGAGAGGATGAAGGCGGCGGCGGGGGGGATTGCGGGGAGGTGGGGGCGGGTGGAGGGGAAATGA